The genome window GTGAAATTGGAAGTAAGTAAGGACCGAATTGTGAATTGTTCAGAGTTTGGTTCTTTTTATTGATTTTTATGTGATAGGGTGTTAAAATATACGCAATGAGTATATAAAGGAGGAGAAGCAAATGGATTCAAGAGATATATTGATTGAACTGAGAAGAGAGACAGGAATGAAGCGGACAGAATTTGCGGATTATTTTGAGATTCCTTATCGAACAGTTCAAGAGTGGGAACTTGGGAATCGTAAGATGCCCAAATATTTGCTGCATTTGATGAGATACAAGTTGGAGATGGAGAAACTGATACGTGAGAAAGAAGAGGAGAGAGGAGGAGATGCCTATGACAAATAAACTTCAGCAATATTTTCCCATGATTCGGACAAGGAATCAAGTTTTGGAGGAGATACAGAGGAAGCAGGAATTGCTGGCTGAATTTGAATCCTGGAAAGAGGAGCAGCAGGAAGAATTCCTGGATTTCTGTGCCGGGGTCAGGGGCGTTAAGATATTGTATGATGTCTTTTTTAAGGAAATTTTTAGCCCGGAATATCACTCGGAGAGAATGGAAGGGCTACTTTCGCAGTTGCTTAAGAAAAAGGTGAGAATTCGCCAGGTGCTTCCGAACGATTCTGTCCGCCTGACAGATGAGAATACACTTTTGATCACGGACATTGTGGTGGAGTTGGAAGATGGCAGTCTGGCAAACATCGAGGTGCAAAAGATAGGATATGCATTTCCCGGTCAGAGAGTGGCCTGCTATTCGGCAGATATGCTTTTGCGGCAGTACAAAAGAGTGAAGAGCATTAGGAAACAAAAATTCACCTATCGGGATATAAAAAATGTTTACACTATTGTGTTTTTTGAGAAGAGTACTGAGGAATTTCATAAAATAAAGGACTCTTATATTCATTGTTCTAAGCAGGTATTCGATACCGGTCTGGTACTGGATACTTTGCAGGAGTTTATTCTGATACCACTTGACATTTTTAAGGATGCCATGCACAATAAAACTATAGATAACGAGTTGGAAGCATGGCTGACATTTCTGGTATTTGACAGACCGGAGAAGATGGTGGAGTTGATTGAAACTTATCCGCAATTTAAGGCCATGTACGAGGAGATTTACGACATTTGCCGTAATGTCGAAGAGGTGATGGGAATGTTTTCAAAAGGATTAGCGGAACTTGACCGGAACACGGTGCAGTACATGATTGAAGAGCAGGAGAAGAGATTAAGTGAGAATAAGAAAAAGCTGAACGAGAGTGAGAAAAAGTTGAGTGAGAGTGAGAAAAAGTTGAGTGAGAGCGAGAAAAAGTTGAGTGAGAGTGAGAAAAAATTGAGCGAGAACAGGGAACGGCTTAATGAAAAGACTCGCCAACTGGAGGCCAAGGAACAGGAGATTGCCGAACTGAAAAGAAGACTGGAGGAACTTTCAAAAAAAGCATAGATGAATTGTAGAAAAAGTGTGTGGTAGCAAATGAAGCTGACCACACATTTTTCATAAGTTGCCAAGCATACCTCAGTGAACGTCCGGTGGACGTTCATCTCGGTCAGGAAGAATATGGAAAACGCCTCAGAAATTACTCGGAAAATTTGTCGAAAAAGGGTGTATTCTGCGCAGGAAATGTGTTAAAGTAAGTATCACCTATAGGAATAGACGGGGGGACTTGGAAACAATAGAAGTAAAGAGTTGTTTGAAAGGACCGTGACATAGATGATACAACGAAGTGCAGAATTACGTTTTCTTATAAATGATTATAGAAAGATATGGAGACGACACTCAAGAAAGTTGACGAATATTGCAGCAGGTGTCATGTTTGCAACAGGTATATTAGTCGTCTTATGTTCAGGGGATTGGGCTGAAGATAAGGGAGAGTCTCTTAGAATCAATGCGGATACGGTGCATGGGGCTTCGCAGGCAGGAGAATCCGCGGACGTGTATCCGGGGCTGAACGGTGAAGGCGAGGAGTACCAGCTCAGTGAAAAGGAGTTGTCTCTCCTGTTTGCGTTGGAGCCATATTCGGATCAGCTCCGCAGTTTATATGAAAAATATCCGCAGGTGGGGCGGATCATAGTGAACCGGACGGCGTATCCGGATTGGGTGATTGAATATTTGACGGGTCATGAGGAAGCTGTGGACTGGGTGACAGCATTTCCGGACTATGCGAAACTAAGTCGGGAAGAACTGATGAATAGAGCACTTGCTCCTGTAAATCTGGAGGAATATCCGGCCCAGGAGGGGATTCCGCTGTATTATCAGTGGGATCAGACCTGGGGATATGCCGCATACGGGAATGGAACCGTGGCGACAGACGGGTGCGGGCCGACCTGTCTGGCAATGGTGGTGTCAGCTCTTGCGAAAGATGGCAGCTTTACGCCGGGAAAACTCGCGGAGTTTAGTATGGAAGAAGGATTTTATGCAGAGGATGCAGGCACTTCCTGGAGCCTTATGGATGTGGGCGCCGAGAAACTGGGCGTCCATGCATGGCAGATACAGAACTGGTCTCAGACGTCCATCAAAGAAGAGCTTGCAGCGGGTCACCCCATAATCTGCAGTATGGGACCGGGAGATTTTACGGATGCCGGGCATTTTATTGTGCTGACCGGGCTTACGGAAGACGGAAAGATTATTGTGAATGACCCGAACAGCAGGGTAAATAGTATGAAACGATGGGATGCTCAGGTGCTTTTGGATCAGATGAAAGCCATGTGGGCATATGCGAAAAAGTAAAGGAGTTTTTGATGTTAAATAGTAGTGGATTTGATTTGTGGGCAGATGATTATGACAAAAGCGTCAATTTGAGCGAGGAAGCGGATTCTTACCCGTTCGCGGGCTATAAGGATGTGCTGAACCGGGTATATTGTCACGCTCGCGCCGGTGAGGCGAAAAAGATTTTAGACATAGGTTTTGGAACGGGAATTTTGTCCGGGAAATTATATGATGACGGCTGTCTGATATACGGAATGGACTTCTCGGACAGAATGATAGAGCTGGCCGGGAAGAAGATGAAAGGGGCGAAGCTGATCCGTCATGATTTCGCAGAGGGATTTCCGGAACTCTGGGATGAGGAAAGGTTTGAATGTATTCTCTCGACGTATGCGCTGCATCATCTGGACGACGAACAGAAATTTGCGTTTATTAAGGAACTGAAACGCCATTTAAAGCCCGGAGGAAGGATTGTGATCGGGGATATTGCGTTTGAGACGGCAGAGGAGATGGAACAGTGCCGGAAAGTAAGCGGTGAGGAATGGGACGAGGAAGAAAAATACCTTACCTGCGATGCGGCTAAAAAGGCGTTTCCGGATGTGGAATTTGAGAAGATTTCATTTTGCGCGGGCGTTTTTGTGTTTTATGGCAGTAAATAGAGGAAGGGGACGAAGGAAATGGGTATCTATCAGTTAAAGAATGAAGAGCTAACACTGGAAATTACATCTGCCGGTGCAGAGATGAAGTCATTAAGGGATCATCACACAGGACAGGAGTATCTGTGGTGTGCGGATGAGGCGTACTGGGGGCGGACATCACCGGTCTTATTTCCAATTGTCGGAAACTATAAAGATAAGACCTCATATTTTGAGGGGAAGACCTATACGATGTCTCAGCATGGATTCGCACGGGATATGGAGTTTGAACTGGTTTCACAGTCAGAGGAGGAGATTTGGTTCCAACTGAAGGATAACGAAGAGACGCGGGCGAAATATCCTTTCCATTTTGTGTTGTCTCTGGGATATATTCTGACAGGGCGGGAAGTACAAGTCCTGTGGAAAGTAGAAAATACGGATTCCCGGAAGATGTATTTTTCAATTGGTGGACATCCGGCGTTTAACTGCCCGCTTCGGGAGGGAGAAAAGCAGACGGATTGCCGGATCGAATTTGGATGCGACGGCCCTTTGAAAGTGAGCGTTCTGAATGAAAATGGCGTTCTTTCCGATAAGGTGAAAATGTTGGAATTGGAGGAAAGAAAACTCACAATTACAGAGGATTTGTTTGATGATGATGCGCTGATTATTGAAAATAATCAGGCTCATGAGGTGGCTCTTATGGACTCGCAGGGGCATAAATATCTGACGGTTTCCTTTGAGTCTCCGCTTTTTGGTATCTGGTCTCCGGTCGGAAAGCATGCGTCGTTCGTATGTATTGAGCCGTGGTATGGCAGAGCGGACCGGGCAGATTTTAACCAGAGGTTAGAAGAACGGGAGTGGGGCAATGTACTTAATCCGGGAGAAGTGTTTGAGAAAAGTTATGTGATCCGGGTGTAAGAGCAGTCTGCGTTCCTAAGTGTCGTATGAAGGTATGGAGTTTTATGGAAAGAGGGAAAAGGTAATGGGTTACGGTAAGCATGTAAACGAGATTCTTTATGGCGGCGATTACAATCCGGAGCAGTGGCCCGAGGAAGTGTGGCAGGAAGATGTTCGTATGATGAAAAAGGCACACATCAATGAGGTCACTTTGAATGTCTTTAACTGGGCTGCACTCCAGCCGGATGAGAATACGTATTGTTTTGAAAAACTGGATAAGATCATGGACCTGATGCGTGAGAATGGTTTTAAAGTCTGCCTGGCCACGTCGACAGCGGCGCATCCGGCCTGGATGGCCAAAAGGTATCCGGATATTTTGCGTACGGAATTTAATGGTATGAAGCGGAAGTTTGGCGATCGGCATAACTCCTGTCCAAACAGTGAGACCTACCGGTACTATGCCCCCAGGCTGGCTTCGGAGCTGGCAAAGCGATATAAGGATTATGATAATATTGTGGCATGGCACATTTCCAATGAATATGGTGGGGCATGCTACTGTGAGAACTGTGAGAAGGCGTTTCGGAAATGGTTAAAGGAAAAATACGTGACGATCGAGGCGATGAACCGCAGTTTTAATACGGCTTTCTGGGGACATACTTTTTATGACTGGGATGAAGTGGTTCTCCCGAACCTCTTAAGCGAGCATTATGCAGAAAATGATACGGTATTTCAGGGGATTTCTCTGGATTATAAAAGATTTATGTCTGACAGTATTCTGGACTGCTATCGTCTGGAGTATGAAGCGATTAAAAAAGTGACGCCGGATATTCCGATCACCACCAATCTGATGGGCTTTTATAAGGATCTGGACTATCAGAAATGGGCGAAGTATATGGATTTTATTTCCTGGGACTGCTACCCCTTCCCAAAGGACGCCCCGGCATACACGGCAATGCGCCATGACCTGATGCGGGGAATTAAAGAGCAGAATTCCTTTGTCCTTATGGAGCAGACGCCGGGGGTCACCAACTGGCAGCCGTGCAATAAGTTAAAGCGGCCGGGCGAGATGCGGCAGCTTAGCTATGAGGCGATCGCGCATGGGGCCGATGCAATCCAGTATTTTCAGATTCGCAGATCCATAGGCGCCAATGAGAAGTTCCACGGTGCAGTGATCAGCCATTCGGGGCGGGACGATACCCGCGTGTTCCGGGAAGTCATACAGCTTGGGGAGGAACTTTCTCATCTGGGCGATATATTTCTGGAGGGGCGCACCCCGTCGCAGACAGCGATCGTATTTGACTGGGATAACTGGTGGGCCGTAGAATATTCCTCCGGTCCGACTACCAGACTAAAATACATGGACGCCGTGAAAGATTATTACACGGCAATATTTGAACAGAATATTCCGGTGGATATTGTAAGTGTGGAGGATTCCCTGGAAGGCTATCAGGTGGTCATTGCGCCTCTTCTTTATATGACAAAGACCGGCTGGGACGAGAAGGTACGGAGGTTCGTGGCTGACGGAGGCACATTTATCACGACGTATTTCAGTGGGATTGTTGATGAGCATGATCTGGTGATCACGGGAGGCTATCCCGGCCGCCTGAAGGATATTCTTGGAATCTGGGTGGAGGAAAGTGACGCTATATTAGAAGACGAACGGCATACTTTCCGGTATGAAGGCAAAGAGTATCCGGCAGATGTTCTCTGTGATCTGATGCATCTTACAGGAGCAGAGAGTGTGAGTGAATATGGAGAAGATTTTTACGAAGGAACTCCGGTCATCACAAGAAATGCTTTTGGAAAAGGGAAGGCGTACTATGTGGGAACCCGCTCCAATCCGGAATTCTATTACCAGTTCATGAAGCGCGTGTTTAGGGAGGCCGGGGTATCCGCACCTGTTGAAGTTCCCGAGGGAGTGGAGGCTGCAGTGAGGGAGAACGAGAAAGGGAAGGTAGTGTTCCTTCTCAACCATGGAAAGGATACGGTGGAGATTGCTCTTCCTAATGCATATGTGGATCTGTTAAGAGATACGGACTACCGGGCCGGGGATGTGATTGAACTGGAAAAATATGGGGTCTCTGTTTTAAAAGAAATAGAATCATAGATGTTGGAAAGATACGCTTCCGGCGGGAATGATAAAATCTGCCGGAAGCGTTTTGTTGTTGCCAAGCATACCTGAGTGAAGGCCTGCCGGAAATTCGGTGCGGAATCAGGTATATTTAAACACCGGCAGATTTTTAGATAGGCCTTTTAAAATGGCGGCACTATCTGGCTTGCAGAAAAAGCCTCATATATGCTTCAAAGGCAGCCGAAGGATAATGAGAAAAAATATCATTAAAAAAGGTGGGATTTTTTCCGCAATAGTGCTATTATAGAAAAGGTTAGTTAAAACTAATCATAAACCATTTTTGCTGTTAAAAGGCACAGAGTAAAAAGATACACGGTAAAAAGGTGGACAATAAAAAGTATACAGTCAAAAAGCAGACAATAAAACAGCAAACAGTGGCCCGAAATTCCAGGCATCGGGCAGAGAGGGGAAATCATATGTTTCTGGAAATAAAAGATCTAAAAAAAGGTTTTGGAAGCGGCGGGAATCGAGTCGAGGTACTGAAGGGAATCAGCTTTTCGATTGAACACGGAGAGATCTGCGTACTTTTAGGCCCGTCCGGTTCCGGTAAATCCACGCTGCTCAACATTATCGGCGGAATCGACCAGGCGGACTCAGGTTCTATTTCCATAAACGGCGAGCGGACCGCGGATATGACGGAGAAGAAGCTGACGATTTACCGGCGGAAACATCTGGGCTATATTTTCCAGATGTACAATCTGATCCCGAATCTGACTCTGCGGGAAAATATCGAAGTGGGTGCCTATCTTGGCAGCAATTCGCTGGACGTGGACGAGCTGCTTCATACGCTGGGGCTTTACGAGCATCAGAGGAAGCTGCCGAACCAGCTCTCGGGAGGCCAGCAGCAGAGGACGGCCATCGGAAGGGCCATCGTGAAGAATCCGGATATTCTGCTTATGGATGAGCCAACAGGGGCGCTGGATTATCATACTTCCAAGGAAATCCTGAAACTGATCGAGACGGTGAACCGGAAGTACGGAAATACAATTATCATGGTTACGCACAACGACGCGATTAAGGATATGGCGGACCGGGTGATCAAGCTGAGAGACGGTGTAATCAGGAAAGACTACCGGAACGAGCAGAAAATCTCTGCCGACGCGCTTGACTGGTAAGGGGGACGAAGATGAAGAATCCATTACAAAAACGTCTGCCGAGAGAACTGAAAAGCGAATTGGGGAAATATCTGGTCATTTTTTTGCTGCTCGTCGGCAGCATTGGATTTGTGTCCGGTTTTCTGGTTGCGGACGGCAGTATGATCATTGCCTATAATAATAGCTTTGAAAAATACAAGATCGAGGACGGGAATTTCAGGACAACAGAAAAACTGAATAAGGCACAGAAAAAGGCCGTAGAGGAGGCTGGCGTCACCCTATATGACAATTTCTATGTGGAGGAAAGTCTGACAAATGGAAGTACCATGCGGATTTTTTCTATGCGCAGGGAAGTGGATCTGGCCTGCCTTATGAGCGGTGCGTTTCCGGAGAAAACAGGTGAGATCGCTATAGACCGCATGTATGCGGACAATAATCAACTGGAAGTCGGAGACAGTATCAAAAGTGGGGAGCGTACCTGGAAGATTAGCGGGCTTATCGCACTTTCCGATTATAGCTGTCTGTTTGCCAACAATAACGATTCGATGTTTGACTCCGTAAAATTCGGGGTTTCCGTGGTGGCAGAAGATGAATTTGCCACATACGACGAGGAGGCGCTGCATTACAAATATTCCTGGAGATACGGTGACGGTACAGGAAGGCGGCAGAAGCTGGAGGAAAAGGAAGAAAAGAAATTATCGGAGGATCTGCTGGAAGTGCTGGTAAAGGAAACCAGCCTTAACGAGTTTGTTCCCTGTTATCTGAATCAGGCCATACAGTTTACCGGAGAGGATATGGGAGGGGACCGGGCGATGATGATCGTGCTGCTCTATATCGTCATCGCGATCATGGCGTTCGTGTTTGGCGTTACGATCAGCAATACGATCGTCAGGGAAGCCAATGTGATCGGGACCTTGCGCGCTTCGGGCTACACCAAAGGGGAACTGATCCGCCATTATATGATGATGCCGATCCTGGTCACGCTGATTGGAGCCGTCGCAGGCAATCTGCTTGGCTACACGATATTCAAAGATGTGTGTGTGGCAATGTATTACGGCAGCTACAGTCTGCCGACCTATGAGACGATCTGGAACGGGGAAGCCTTTTGCTTGACAACGGTGGTTCCTGTGATTTTGATGTTCCTGATCAATTTTATGATTCTGCACCGGAAGCTGCGGCTTTCCCCGCTTCAGTTCCTGCGCAGGGACTTGTCGGGGAGAAAGCGGAAAAGGGCGATTCCTTTGAGCCCCCGCATGGGAATCCTAAGCCGGTTCCGGCTGCGTATCATTTTTCAGAATCTCAGTAATTACGTGGTGCTGTTTGTAGGGATTTTGTTCGCAAATCTGCTACTGATGTTCGGGCTTTTGCTTCCCTCGGTCCTGGAAAATTATCAAAAGGAAATGGAAAGCAATCTGCTCAGCAATTATCAGTACATACTGCAAATGCCGGTGAGCGATATGGGAGATGACAGTCCTCTGGGAAATATGATTTCTATGCTGACCTTCGCCTATTCCGTGGAGACGGAAAATGAGGACGCGGAGAAATTCAGCGCCTATTCGCTGAACACCATTTCAGGGAAATATAAGAGTGAAGAGATCCTTCTGTATGGGATACAGAAAGGCAGCCGCTATATTTCGCTGGAACCCGGGGAGGACGAGGTCTATATTTCTTCCGGATTTGCGGAAAAATTCGCAATAGAACCGGGAGATACGGTGACCCTGAAAGAGAAATATGAGGACGGAGGGTATTCCTTCCGGGTGACGGGAATTTATGATTATGTGGGTTCTCTTTCCCTGTTCATGAGCCAGGAAAAGCTGAATCAGACCTTTGATCTGGGGGAGGATTATTTCAGCGGGTATTTCTCAGATACGGAGATTACGGATATCGATGAGAAATATATTAACTCGGTGATCGATGCGGAGGCGCTCACGAAGATTTCCCGGCAGCTCACGGTCTCTATGGGAGGTATGATGAATCTGGTCAACGGATTTGCGGTGATCATGTTTATGATTCTGATCTATCTTCTGTCCAGGGTCATCATTGAGAAGAATGCGCAGTCCATTTCCATGACGAAGATTCTGGGCTATACCAACGGGGAAATCGGGCGTTTGTATATTGTGTCGACGACGATCGTGGTGATTGTATTTCTGCTGGTCAGCCTGCCTGTTGTAACGAAGGGGATAGAGATTCTCTTTTT of Roseburia hominis contains these proteins:
- a CDS encoding aldose 1-epimerase family protein — its product is MGIYQLKNEELTLEITSAGAEMKSLRDHHTGQEYLWCADEAYWGRTSPVLFPIVGNYKDKTSYFEGKTYTMSQHGFARDMEFELVSQSEEEIWFQLKDNEETRAKYPFHFVLSLGYILTGREVQVLWKVENTDSRKMYFSIGGHPAFNCPLREGEKQTDCRIEFGCDGPLKVSVLNENGVLSDKVKMLELEERKLTITEDLFDDDALIIENNQAHEVALMDSQGHKYLTVSFESPLFGIWSPVGKHASFVCIEPWYGRADRADFNQRLEEREWGNVLNPGEVFEKSYVIRV
- a CDS encoding ABC transporter ATP-binding protein yields the protein MFLEIKDLKKGFGSGGNRVEVLKGISFSIEHGEICVLLGPSGSGKSTLLNIIGGIDQADSGSISINGERTADMTEKKLTIYRRKHLGYIFQMYNLIPNLTLRENIEVGAYLGSNSLDVDELLHTLGLYEHQRKLPNQLSGGQQQRTAIGRAIVKNPDILLMDEPTGALDYHTSKEILKLIETVNRKYGNTIIMVTHNDAIKDMADRVIKLRDGVIRKDYRNEQKISADALDW
- a CDS encoding C39 family peptidase, producing MFATGILVVLCSGDWAEDKGESLRINADTVHGASQAGESADVYPGLNGEGEEYQLSEKELSLLFALEPYSDQLRSLYEKYPQVGRIIVNRTAYPDWVIEYLTGHEEAVDWVTAFPDYAKLSREELMNRALAPVNLEEYPAQEGIPLYYQWDQTWGYAAYGNGTVATDGCGPTCLAMVVSALAKDGSFTPGKLAEFSMEEGFYAEDAGTSWSLMDVGAEKLGVHAWQIQNWSQTSIKEELAAGHPIICSMGPGDFTDAGHFIVLTGLTEDGKIIVNDPNSRVNSMKRWDAQVLLDQMKAMWAYAKK
- a CDS encoding transcriptional regulator, producing MDSRDILIELRRETGMKRTEFADYFEIPYRTVQEWELGNRKMPKYLLHLMRYKLEMEKLIREKEEERGGDAYDK
- a CDS encoding PD-(D/E)XK nuclease family transposase, producing MTNKLQQYFPMIRTRNQVLEEIQRKQELLAEFESWKEEQQEEFLDFCAGVRGVKILYDVFFKEIFSPEYHSERMEGLLSQLLKKKVRIRQVLPNDSVRLTDENTLLITDIVVELEDGSLANIEVQKIGYAFPGQRVACYSADMLLRQYKRVKSIRKQKFTYRDIKNVYTIVFFEKSTEEFHKIKDSYIHCSKQVFDTGLVLDTLQEFILIPLDIFKDAMHNKTIDNELEAWLTFLVFDRPEKMVELIETYPQFKAMYEEIYDICRNVEEVMGMFSKGLAELDRNTVQYMIEEQEKRLSENKKKLNESEKKLSESEKKLSESEKKLSESEKKLSENRERLNEKTRQLEAKEQEIAELKRRLEELSKKA
- a CDS encoding FtsX-like permease family protein, translated to MKNPLQKRLPRELKSELGKYLVIFLLLVGSIGFVSGFLVADGSMIIAYNNSFEKYKIEDGNFRTTEKLNKAQKKAVEEAGVTLYDNFYVEESLTNGSTMRIFSMRREVDLACLMSGAFPEKTGEIAIDRMYADNNQLEVGDSIKSGERTWKISGLIALSDYSCLFANNNDSMFDSVKFGVSVVAEDEFATYDEEALHYKYSWRYGDGTGRRQKLEEKEEKKLSEDLLEVLVKETSLNEFVPCYLNQAIQFTGEDMGGDRAMMIVLLYIVIAIMAFVFGVTISNTIVREANVIGTLRASGYTKGELIRHYMMMPILVTLIGAVAGNLLGYTIFKDVCVAMYYGSYSLPTYETIWNGEAFCLTTVVPVILMFLINFMILHRKLRLSPLQFLRRDLSGRKRKRAIPLSPRMGILSRFRLRIIFQNLSNYVVLFVGILFANLLLMFGLLLPSVLENYQKEMESNLLSNYQYILQMPVSDMGDDSPLGNMISMLTFAYSVETENEDAEKFSAYSLNTISGKYKSEEILLYGIQKGSRYISLEPGEDEVYISSGFAEKFAIEPGDTVTLKEKYEDGGYSFRVTGIYDYVGSLSLFMSQEKLNQTFDLGEDYFSGYFSDTEITDIDEKYINSVIDAEALTKISRQLTVSMGGMMNLVNGFAVIMFMILIYLLSRVIIEKNAQSISMTKILGYTNGEIGRLYIVSTTIVVIVFLLVSLPVVTKGIEILFFEYMMTSITGWITFYIDPFIYVEMFLIGIATYAVVAILEYRKIAKVPMDEALKHVE
- a CDS encoding beta-galactosidase is translated as MGYGKHVNEILYGGDYNPEQWPEEVWQEDVRMMKKAHINEVTLNVFNWAALQPDENTYCFEKLDKIMDLMRENGFKVCLATSTAAHPAWMAKRYPDILRTEFNGMKRKFGDRHNSCPNSETYRYYAPRLASELAKRYKDYDNIVAWHISNEYGGACYCENCEKAFRKWLKEKYVTIEAMNRSFNTAFWGHTFYDWDEVVLPNLLSEHYAENDTVFQGISLDYKRFMSDSILDCYRLEYEAIKKVTPDIPITTNLMGFYKDLDYQKWAKYMDFISWDCYPFPKDAPAYTAMRHDLMRGIKEQNSFVLMEQTPGVTNWQPCNKLKRPGEMRQLSYEAIAHGADAIQYFQIRRSIGANEKFHGAVISHSGRDDTRVFREVIQLGEELSHLGDIFLEGRTPSQTAIVFDWDNWWAVEYSSGPTTRLKYMDAVKDYYTAIFEQNIPVDIVSVEDSLEGYQVVIAPLLYMTKTGWDEKVRRFVADGGTFITTYFSGIVDEHDLVITGGYPGRLKDILGIWVEESDAILEDERHTFRYEGKEYPADVLCDLMHLTGAESVSEYGEDFYEGTPVITRNAFGKGKAYYVGTRSNPEFYYQFMKRVFREAGVSAPVEVPEGVEAAVRENEKGKVVFLLNHGKDTVEIALPNAYVDLLRDTDYRAGDVIELEKYGVSVLKEIES
- a CDS encoding class I SAM-dependent methyltransferase; amino-acid sequence: MLNSSGFDLWADDYDKSVNLSEEADSYPFAGYKDVLNRVYCHARAGEAKKILDIGFGTGILSGKLYDDGCLIYGMDFSDRMIELAGKKMKGAKLIRHDFAEGFPELWDEERFECILSTYALHHLDDEQKFAFIKELKRHLKPGGRIVIGDIAFETAEEMEQCRKVSGEEWDEEEKYLTCDAAKKAFPDVEFEKISFCAGVFVFYGSK